From Primulina tabacum isolate GXHZ01 chromosome 2, ASM2559414v2, whole genome shotgun sequence, one genomic window encodes:
- the LOC142538011 gene encoding UPF0496 protein At3g49070-like, whose product MKIRFCAIIRKLFACGAAQMDNPDPINMDLREEYANAFRTKSYNEFWMRVLSLNKGDNLTTLASVGSTSADRLPSYRMFVEQLLDPDQPNVARILGLTRTRKDDFSLYFSVTADASHLCGLLLKDLDHIRNEYQSIKNGSYPKTNQFTRSNPFGQSAPSSTRFRAVQDDCSSLLTQLESLRNETRSKIRLKKLKRGSAVVLVALTASLIVIVATHAFGILAAAPGIIAASFELISVAKMSRLSAQLDVAAKGTYILIRELDTIGRLVARLNNELEHVDALMQLWLERGDDRLQASGEVVSQLQKNEQIFIEQMDELEEHLYLGFMTINRVRNLAIQEILKMES is encoded by the exons ATGAAGATTAGATTTTGTGCTATTATCAGAAAGTTGTTTGCCTGCGGGG CGGCCCAAATGGATAATCCGGATCCGATAAATATGGACCTTCGAGAAGAGTATGCTAATGCCTTTCGAACCAAATCATACAATGAATTTTGGATGCGGGTCCTATCCTTGAATAAAGGGGATAATCTCACCACCCTCGCGAGTGTGGGCTCCACGTCAGCGGATCGGCTTCCTTCTTACCGGATGTTCGTGGAGCAACTCTTGGATCCGGATCAACCCAATGTCGCTCGAATTTTGGGActgacccgaacccgaaaagACGATTTCTCCCTCTATTTTTCCGTCACAGCTGATGCCTCACACTTGTGTGGACTACTCCTTAAAGACCTGGACCATATACGAAACGAATACCAATCCATTAAAAACGGGTCATACCCGAAAACAAACCAGTTCACACGATCCAACCCCTTCGGACAATCAGCTCCATCTTCGACCCGTTTTCGAGCCGTGCAAGACGATTGTTCCAGCCTGCTCACACAGCTCGAGTCACTGCGCAACGAGACACGGTCCAAGATTAGGCTCAAGAAGCTTAAACGCGGCTCTGCCGTTGTTCTCGTGGCTCTCACGGCTTCGCTGATTGTGATTGTTGCGACTCATGCGTTCGGGATATTAGCGGCTGCGCCTGGAATTATAGCTGCCTCCTTCGAGCTGATTTCAGTAGCCAAGATGTCTAGGTTGTCAGCTCAGCTCGATGTCGCGGCTAAAGGGACTTACATACTGATTCGGGAACTGGACACCATTGGCCGGCTTGTGGCTCGTCTAAATAACGAGCTGGAACACGTGGATGCTTTGATGCAGCTTTGGCTCGAAAGAGGGGACGATCGTCTGCAAGCCAGTGGGGAAGTGGTGAGCCAGCTACAGAAAAACGAACAGATTTTCATTGAGCAGATGGATGAATTGGAAGAACATTTGTACTTAGGTTTCATGACTATTAACAGGGTTAGAAATCTAGCAATACAGGAAATCCTGAAGATGGAATCATAG
- the LOC142535157 gene encoding protein NAP1-like isoform X1, whose protein sequence is MSNRKMAKSRPHFPSEDVLASAPAAVRSREWEGPARWTEYLGPELASRNKNIDECATPQTSSGSSLKGFNMQWVYQLTHVAEGLMSKLYRLNQILDYPDSVGHVYSEAFWKAGVFPNYPKIGILLDKKFPEHHSKLQLERVDKFTLDAMCDSAELHLQSLEPWIQLLLDLLTFREQALRLILDLSSTVITLLPHQNSLILHAFMDLFCSFVRVNLFSEKVPRKMILQMYNLLYSMARNDRDCDFYHRLTQFVDSYDPPLKGLHEDLNFVSPRIGEVLEAVGPIIFLSTDTRKLRNEGFLSPFHPRYPDILTNSAHPMRAQDLANVTSYREWVLFGYLVCPDELLRVTSIDIALVVLKENLVLTLFRDDYILLHEEYQSYVLPRILESKKIAKSGRTKQKEADLEYSVAKQVEKMISEVHEQALNSCDAIHRERRILLKQEIGRMVLFFTDQPSLLAPNIQMVFSALAFAQSEVLWYFQHVGVASSKSKAARFVPVEADPNDPTIGFLLDGMDHLCSLARKYIAAIRGYALSYLSSSAGRIRFLMSTPGMVALDLDATLKGLFHRIVQHLENIPKPQGENISAITCDLSELRKDWLSVLMIVTSARSSINIRHLEKATVSTGKEGLLSEGNATYNWSRCVDELETQLSKHGSLKKLYFYHQHLTTVFRNTMFGPEGRPQHCCAWLGVASTFPECASAVIPEELTKIGRDAVLYVESLIESIMGGLEGLINILDSEGGFGSLEMQLLPDQAANLMNLTSRLPAKSPKASYGFHLPGYESYPENNNAIKMLEAAIQRLTNLCSVLNDMEPICVLNHVFVLREYMRECILGNFKRRLLTVLKTDTDLQRPSVLESLIHRHTSIVHLAEQHVSMDLTQGIREILLAETYAGPVSSLHLFEKPAEQLTGLATEAVCSWYIDNIIKDVSGAGILFTPFHGCFKSTRPVGGYFAESVTDLKELKAFVRTFGSHGVDRLNRMLKEHTAALLNCIDTTLRVNREILEAVAGSMHSGDRIDTEANIKQIVDMDTMVKFCIQAGQAITFDSILAEASGVVLEEGAPLIYSLLAGSAKHLPSEIPEKKEIRRMQRVANAVNIVGDHDSKWIISILEDVGGASDGSWSLLPYLFAAFMTSTIWDTTTFNVETGGFSNNVHCLARCISAVIVGSEFVRLEREYEQNQSLSNGHAGEMLNPAAQNYLSIEANIKSVMQLYVKFCAGIILDTWSESNRSHLVAKLIFLDQICEMSPYLPRSTLESHIPYAILRSLYNQYYSNSSTPLALLSSSPHHSPAMSLAHASPSMRQPRSDASHSSTHDSGYFKVTSAHDQNQDDSDNFHARNIDNKHRNGRRSGPLDYSLSRKTKFVEGSASASTGPSPLPRFAVSRSGPISYK, encoded by the exons ATGAGCAACAGAAAAATGGCTAAGTCGAGGCCGCATTTTCCATCTGAAGACGTGTTAGCATCTGCACCGGCGGCAGTTAGGTCAAGGGAATGGGAGGGGCCAGCAAGGTGGACCGAATATTTAGGTCCAGAACTAGCCTCGAGGAATAAGAATATAGATGAATGTGCAACTCCTCAAACCAGCAGCGGCTCATCCCTGAAGGGCTTCAACATGCAATGGGTTTACCAGCTCACACACGTAGCTGAAGGGTTAATGTCAAAATTGTACCGGCTGAATCAGATTCTCGATTACCCTGATTCAGTCGGTCATGTCTATTCCGAAGCATTTTGGAAAGCGGGCGTGTTCCCGAACTACCCCAAAATTGGTATTTTACTCGATAAGAAGTTTCCTGAGCATCACAGCAAGTTGCAGCTTGAACGG GTTGATAAATTTACTTTGGACGCTATGTGCGACAGCGCTGAGCTTCACTTACAGAGCTTAGAACCATGGATTCAG CTGCTTCTTGACCTGTTGACATTTAGAGAACAAGCTTTGCGGCTCATATTGGATCTAAGCAGTACCGTGATCACCTTGCTG CCGCACCAGAACTCTCTCATACTACATGCCTTCATGGATCTCTTTTGTTCATTTGTTCGTGTCAATTTATTTTCTGAGAAG GTACCTAGAAAAATGATTCTGCAAATGTACAATCTTTTGTATTCCATGGCACGGAATGATCGAGATTGCGATTTTTACCATAG ATTAACTCAATTTGTTGATTCGTATGATCCACCTCTGAAAGGGTTACATGAAGATCTTAACTTTGTCAGCCCTCGAATTGGAGAG GTTTTAGAGGCTGTGGGTCCCATTATCTTTTTATCTACAGATACAAGGAAACTGCGAAATGAGGGTTTTCTGAGCCCATTTCATCCTAGATATCCTGACATACTGACGAACTCTGCTCATCCAATG AGAGCTCAAGACCTGGCAAATGTTACTTCCTATCGGGAATGGGTATTATTTGGATATCTCGTTTGCCCAGATGAGCTTCTCAGGGTCACGAGCATTGACATTGCTTTG GTTGTGTTGAAAGAAAACCTAGTTCTTACATTATTCAGGGATGAC TATATACTATTGCATGAGGAGTATCAATCATATGTTTTACCAAGAATTCTGGAATCAAAGAAAATTGCCAAGTCTGGACGAACTAAACAAAAAGAAGCAGATTTAGAGTATAGTGTTGCCAAGCAGGTAGAGAAAATGATCAG TGAAGTTCACGAGCAAGCACTGAACTCATGTGATGCCATACACCGTGAGAGGAGAATTTTATTGAAGCAGGAGATTGGAAGGATGGTTCTTTTCTTTACTGATCAGCCTAGTTTATTGGCTCCAAACATCCAG ATGGTTTTTTCTGCCTTGGCCTTTGCCCAAAGTGAGGTATTATGGTACTTTCAGCATGTTGGAGTTGCATCTTCTAAATCAAAAGCAGCTCGATTTGTGCCTGTAGAAGCT GATCCAAATGATCCAACTATTGGGTTTTTATTAGATGGGATGGACCATCTTTGCTCTCTAGCCCGAAAATACATTGCTG CCATTAGAGGCTATGCCTTGTCATACCTATCATCCTCTGCTGGAAGAATCCGCTTTCTGATGAGCACTCCGGGGATGGTGGCTCTTGACTTGGATGCAACCTTGAAGGGGCTTTTCCATCGGATTGTTCAGCATTTAGAGAACATACCAAAGCCTCAGGGCGAAAATATTTCTGCCATCACATGTGATTTATCA GAGTTACGGAAGGACTGGTTGTCAGTATTGATGATTGTCACTTCTGCTCGGTCGTCTATTAACATTAGGCATTTGGAAAAGGCTACAGTATCTACTGGAAAAGAGGGGTTGTTGTCAGAGGGAAATGCTACATACAATTGGTCCAG ATGTGTTGATGAGCTTGAAACTCAGTTGTCAAAGCATGGGAGTCTGAAGAAACTTTACTTTTACCATCAGCATCTTACAACT GTTTTTCGTAACACAATGTTTGGGCCCGAAGGTCGTCCACAACATTGCTGTGCCTGGCTTGGTGTTGCTAGCACTTTCCCAGAATGTGCATCAGCAGTTATCCCAGAAGAG TTGACTAAAATCGGCCGTGATGCGGTTCTGTATGTTGAATCCCTTATTGAATCCATCATGGGAGGATTGGAAGGTTTAATAAATATTCTCGACTCTGAAGGAGGATTTGGCTCTCTGGAGATGCAG CTTCTTCCAGACCAAGCAGCAAATCTTATGAATTTGACATCCAGATTGCCGGCAAAATCTCCAAAAGCTTCATATGGTTTTCATTTGCCGGGATATGAGAGCTATCCTGAAAATAATAATGCTATCAAAAT GTTGGAAGCTGCAATTCAACGGTTGACAAATCTATGCTCAGTATTGAATGACATGGAACCCATCTGCGTTCTAAACCATGTTTTTGTTCTTCGGGAG TACATGAGAGAATGCATCCTCGGGAATTTCAAAAGGAGGCTGCTCACTGTGCTGAAAACCGATACTGATCTTCAGCGGCCTTCTGTCCTAGAATCACTTATTCACAGACATACTTCTATCGTCCACCTAGCAGAACAACATGTCAGCATGGATCTGACACAGGGTATTCGTGAAATTCTCCTTGCAGAAACCTATGCTGGTCCGGTTTCTTCATTACACTTGTTTGAGAAACCTGCAGAACAGCTGACTGGGTTGGCTACCGAAGCTGTGTGCAGTTGGTATATCGATAACATTATTAAGGATGTATCGGGTGCTGGCATACTCTTTACACCGTTTCATGGATGCTTCAAGAGTACAAGGCCTGTTGGTGGATATTTTGCAGAGTCGGTGACAGATCTCAAGGAGTTGAAAGCCTTTGTTCGCACCTTTGGTAGCCATGGAGTTGACAGGTTGAACAGGATGCTTAAGGAGCATACAGCTGCACTTCTAAATTGCATTGACACGACACTGAGGGTGAATCGTGAAATTTTGGAGGCGGTAGCTGGGAGTATGCATTCCGGTGATAGGATTGACACAGAAGCAAATATTAAGCAGATTGTTGATATGGACACCATGGTTAAGTTCTGTATTCAGGCAGGGCAGGCCATCACTTTTGATTCTATTTTAGCAGAAGCTTCTGGTGTTGTGCTTGAAGAAGGTGCACCTTTAATATATTCGTTGCTAGCAGGTTCTGCTAAGCATTTACCTTCTGAAATACctgaaaagaaagaaataagGAGGATGCAAAGGGTCGCAAACGCTGTAAACATAGTTGGTGATCATGATTCCAAATGGATTATATCCATATTAGAGGATGTTGGCGGGGCTAGTGATGGTTCATGGAGCTTGTTGCCATATTTATTTGCAGCATTTATGACTTCTACTATTTGGGACACTACTACCTTCAATGTAGAAACTGGAGGCTTCAGCAACAATGTTCACTGTTTGGCCAG GTGCATTTCTGCTGTGATTGTGGGTAGTGAATTCGTTAGACTTGAAAGAGAATATGAACAGAATCAATCACTTTCAAATGGCCACGCCGGCGAAATGTTGAATCCTGCAGCACAAAACTATTTGTCAATAGAAGCAAACATAAAGTCCGTAATGCAGCTCTACGTAAAGTTCTGCGCAGGGATCATTTTGGATACCTGGAGTGAAAGCAATAG GTCTCATCTTGTTGCGAAGCTTATCTTTCTTGATCAAATATGTGAAATGTCGCCATACCTACCGAGGAGCACATTGGAATCTCATATACCGTATGCCATTCTCCGTTCGCTCTATAACCAATACTACTCAAATTCTTCCACTCCTCTCGCATTATTGAGTTCATCTCCTCATCATTCTCCGGCTATGTCACTGGCCCATGCATCTCCATCAATGAGGCAGCCCCGTAGCGATGCTTCACATTCTAGTACTCATGATTCAGGTTATTTCAAGGTTACATCAGCTCATGATCAGAATCAAGATGATTCCGACAATTTCCATGCAAGAAACATAGACAACAAACACAGGAACGGTAGGCGGTCTGGGCCCTTGGACTACAGTTTAAGTCGGAAGACGAAATTTGTAGAAGGATCCGCATCAGCCAGCACTGGTCCTAGTCCTTTACCAAGATTTGCAGTGTCAAGGTCTGGTCCCATATCATACAAATGA
- the LOC142535157 gene encoding protein NAP1-like isoform X2 produces MAKSRPHFPSEDVLASAPAAVRSREWEGPARWTEYLGPELASRNKNIDECATPQTSSGSSLKGFNMQWVYQLTHVAEGLMSKLYRLNQILDYPDSVGHVYSEAFWKAGVFPNYPKIGILLDKKFPEHHSKLQLERVDKFTLDAMCDSAELHLQSLEPWIQLLLDLLTFREQALRLILDLSSTVITLLPHQNSLILHAFMDLFCSFVRVNLFSEKVPRKMILQMYNLLYSMARNDRDCDFYHRLTQFVDSYDPPLKGLHEDLNFVSPRIGEVLEAVGPIIFLSTDTRKLRNEGFLSPFHPRYPDILTNSAHPMRAQDLANVTSYREWVLFGYLVCPDELLRVTSIDIALVVLKENLVLTLFRDDYILLHEEYQSYVLPRILESKKIAKSGRTKQKEADLEYSVAKQVEKMISEVHEQALNSCDAIHRERRILLKQEIGRMVLFFTDQPSLLAPNIQMVFSALAFAQSEVLWYFQHVGVASSKSKAARFVPVEADPNDPTIGFLLDGMDHLCSLARKYIAAIRGYALSYLSSSAGRIRFLMSTPGMVALDLDATLKGLFHRIVQHLENIPKPQGENISAITCDLSELRKDWLSVLMIVTSARSSINIRHLEKATVSTGKEGLLSEGNATYNWSRCVDELETQLSKHGSLKKLYFYHQHLTTVFRNTMFGPEGRPQHCCAWLGVASTFPECASAVIPEELTKIGRDAVLYVESLIESIMGGLEGLINILDSEGGFGSLEMQLLPDQAANLMNLTSRLPAKSPKASYGFHLPGYESYPENNNAIKMLEAAIQRLTNLCSVLNDMEPICVLNHVFVLREYMRECILGNFKRRLLTVLKTDTDLQRPSVLESLIHRHTSIVHLAEQHVSMDLTQGIREILLAETYAGPVSSLHLFEKPAEQLTGLATEAVCSWYIDNIIKDVSGAGILFTPFHGCFKSTRPVGGYFAESVTDLKELKAFVRTFGSHGVDRLNRMLKEHTAALLNCIDTTLRVNREILEAVAGSMHSGDRIDTEANIKQIVDMDTMVKFCIQAGQAITFDSILAEASGVVLEEGAPLIYSLLAGSAKHLPSEIPEKKEIRRMQRVANAVNIVGDHDSKWIISILEDVGGASDGSWSLLPYLFAAFMTSTIWDTTTFNVETGGFSNNVHCLARCISAVIVGSEFVRLEREYEQNQSLSNGHAGEMLNPAAQNYLSIEANIKSVMQLYVKFCAGIILDTWSESNRSHLVAKLIFLDQICEMSPYLPRSTLESHIPYAILRSLYNQYYSNSSTPLALLSSSPHHSPAMSLAHASPSMRQPRSDASHSSTHDSGYFKVTSAHDQNQDDSDNFHARNIDNKHRNGRRSGPLDYSLSRKTKFVEGSASASTGPSPLPRFAVSRSGPISYK; encoded by the exons ATGGCTAAGTCGAGGCCGCATTTTCCATCTGAAGACGTGTTAGCATCTGCACCGGCGGCAGTTAGGTCAAGGGAATGGGAGGGGCCAGCAAGGTGGACCGAATATTTAGGTCCAGAACTAGCCTCGAGGAATAAGAATATAGATGAATGTGCAACTCCTCAAACCAGCAGCGGCTCATCCCTGAAGGGCTTCAACATGCAATGGGTTTACCAGCTCACACACGTAGCTGAAGGGTTAATGTCAAAATTGTACCGGCTGAATCAGATTCTCGATTACCCTGATTCAGTCGGTCATGTCTATTCCGAAGCATTTTGGAAAGCGGGCGTGTTCCCGAACTACCCCAAAATTGGTATTTTACTCGATAAGAAGTTTCCTGAGCATCACAGCAAGTTGCAGCTTGAACGG GTTGATAAATTTACTTTGGACGCTATGTGCGACAGCGCTGAGCTTCACTTACAGAGCTTAGAACCATGGATTCAG CTGCTTCTTGACCTGTTGACATTTAGAGAACAAGCTTTGCGGCTCATATTGGATCTAAGCAGTACCGTGATCACCTTGCTG CCGCACCAGAACTCTCTCATACTACATGCCTTCATGGATCTCTTTTGTTCATTTGTTCGTGTCAATTTATTTTCTGAGAAG GTACCTAGAAAAATGATTCTGCAAATGTACAATCTTTTGTATTCCATGGCACGGAATGATCGAGATTGCGATTTTTACCATAG ATTAACTCAATTTGTTGATTCGTATGATCCACCTCTGAAAGGGTTACATGAAGATCTTAACTTTGTCAGCCCTCGAATTGGAGAG GTTTTAGAGGCTGTGGGTCCCATTATCTTTTTATCTACAGATACAAGGAAACTGCGAAATGAGGGTTTTCTGAGCCCATTTCATCCTAGATATCCTGACATACTGACGAACTCTGCTCATCCAATG AGAGCTCAAGACCTGGCAAATGTTACTTCCTATCGGGAATGGGTATTATTTGGATATCTCGTTTGCCCAGATGAGCTTCTCAGGGTCACGAGCATTGACATTGCTTTG GTTGTGTTGAAAGAAAACCTAGTTCTTACATTATTCAGGGATGAC TATATACTATTGCATGAGGAGTATCAATCATATGTTTTACCAAGAATTCTGGAATCAAAGAAAATTGCCAAGTCTGGACGAACTAAACAAAAAGAAGCAGATTTAGAGTATAGTGTTGCCAAGCAGGTAGAGAAAATGATCAG TGAAGTTCACGAGCAAGCACTGAACTCATGTGATGCCATACACCGTGAGAGGAGAATTTTATTGAAGCAGGAGATTGGAAGGATGGTTCTTTTCTTTACTGATCAGCCTAGTTTATTGGCTCCAAACATCCAG ATGGTTTTTTCTGCCTTGGCCTTTGCCCAAAGTGAGGTATTATGGTACTTTCAGCATGTTGGAGTTGCATCTTCTAAATCAAAAGCAGCTCGATTTGTGCCTGTAGAAGCT GATCCAAATGATCCAACTATTGGGTTTTTATTAGATGGGATGGACCATCTTTGCTCTCTAGCCCGAAAATACATTGCTG CCATTAGAGGCTATGCCTTGTCATACCTATCATCCTCTGCTGGAAGAATCCGCTTTCTGATGAGCACTCCGGGGATGGTGGCTCTTGACTTGGATGCAACCTTGAAGGGGCTTTTCCATCGGATTGTTCAGCATTTAGAGAACATACCAAAGCCTCAGGGCGAAAATATTTCTGCCATCACATGTGATTTATCA GAGTTACGGAAGGACTGGTTGTCAGTATTGATGATTGTCACTTCTGCTCGGTCGTCTATTAACATTAGGCATTTGGAAAAGGCTACAGTATCTACTGGAAAAGAGGGGTTGTTGTCAGAGGGAAATGCTACATACAATTGGTCCAG ATGTGTTGATGAGCTTGAAACTCAGTTGTCAAAGCATGGGAGTCTGAAGAAACTTTACTTTTACCATCAGCATCTTACAACT GTTTTTCGTAACACAATGTTTGGGCCCGAAGGTCGTCCACAACATTGCTGTGCCTGGCTTGGTGTTGCTAGCACTTTCCCAGAATGTGCATCAGCAGTTATCCCAGAAGAG TTGACTAAAATCGGCCGTGATGCGGTTCTGTATGTTGAATCCCTTATTGAATCCATCATGGGAGGATTGGAAGGTTTAATAAATATTCTCGACTCTGAAGGAGGATTTGGCTCTCTGGAGATGCAG CTTCTTCCAGACCAAGCAGCAAATCTTATGAATTTGACATCCAGATTGCCGGCAAAATCTCCAAAAGCTTCATATGGTTTTCATTTGCCGGGATATGAGAGCTATCCTGAAAATAATAATGCTATCAAAAT GTTGGAAGCTGCAATTCAACGGTTGACAAATCTATGCTCAGTATTGAATGACATGGAACCCATCTGCGTTCTAAACCATGTTTTTGTTCTTCGGGAG TACATGAGAGAATGCATCCTCGGGAATTTCAAAAGGAGGCTGCTCACTGTGCTGAAAACCGATACTGATCTTCAGCGGCCTTCTGTCCTAGAATCACTTATTCACAGACATACTTCTATCGTCCACCTAGCAGAACAACATGTCAGCATGGATCTGACACAGGGTATTCGTGAAATTCTCCTTGCAGAAACCTATGCTGGTCCGGTTTCTTCATTACACTTGTTTGAGAAACCTGCAGAACAGCTGACTGGGTTGGCTACCGAAGCTGTGTGCAGTTGGTATATCGATAACATTATTAAGGATGTATCGGGTGCTGGCATACTCTTTACACCGTTTCATGGATGCTTCAAGAGTACAAGGCCTGTTGGTGGATATTTTGCAGAGTCGGTGACAGATCTCAAGGAGTTGAAAGCCTTTGTTCGCACCTTTGGTAGCCATGGAGTTGACAGGTTGAACAGGATGCTTAAGGAGCATACAGCTGCACTTCTAAATTGCATTGACACGACACTGAGGGTGAATCGTGAAATTTTGGAGGCGGTAGCTGGGAGTATGCATTCCGGTGATAGGATTGACACAGAAGCAAATATTAAGCAGATTGTTGATATGGACACCATGGTTAAGTTCTGTATTCAGGCAGGGCAGGCCATCACTTTTGATTCTATTTTAGCAGAAGCTTCTGGTGTTGTGCTTGAAGAAGGTGCACCTTTAATATATTCGTTGCTAGCAGGTTCTGCTAAGCATTTACCTTCTGAAATACctgaaaagaaagaaataagGAGGATGCAAAGGGTCGCAAACGCTGTAAACATAGTTGGTGATCATGATTCCAAATGGATTATATCCATATTAGAGGATGTTGGCGGGGCTAGTGATGGTTCATGGAGCTTGTTGCCATATTTATTTGCAGCATTTATGACTTCTACTATTTGGGACACTACTACCTTCAATGTAGAAACTGGAGGCTTCAGCAACAATGTTCACTGTTTGGCCAG GTGCATTTCTGCTGTGATTGTGGGTAGTGAATTCGTTAGACTTGAAAGAGAATATGAACAGAATCAATCACTTTCAAATGGCCACGCCGGCGAAATGTTGAATCCTGCAGCACAAAACTATTTGTCAATAGAAGCAAACATAAAGTCCGTAATGCAGCTCTACGTAAAGTTCTGCGCAGGGATCATTTTGGATACCTGGAGTGAAAGCAATAG GTCTCATCTTGTTGCGAAGCTTATCTTTCTTGATCAAATATGTGAAATGTCGCCATACCTACCGAGGAGCACATTGGAATCTCATATACCGTATGCCATTCTCCGTTCGCTCTATAACCAATACTACTCAAATTCTTCCACTCCTCTCGCATTATTGAGTTCATCTCCTCATCATTCTCCGGCTATGTCACTGGCCCATGCATCTCCATCAATGAGGCAGCCCCGTAGCGATGCTTCACATTCTAGTACTCATGATTCAGGTTATTTCAAGGTTACATCAGCTCATGATCAGAATCAAGATGATTCCGACAATTTCCATGCAAGAAACATAGACAACAAACACAGGAACGGTAGGCGGTCTGGGCCCTTGGACTACAGTTTAAGTCGGAAGACGAAATTTGTAGAAGGATCCGCATCAGCCAGCACTGGTCCTAGTCCTTTACCAAGATTTGCAGTGTCAAGGTCTGGTCCCATATCATACAAATGA